From the Castor canadensis chromosome 9, mCasCan1.hap1v2, whole genome shotgun sequence genome, one window contains:
- the LOC109678420 gene encoding transmembrane protease serine 11B-like protein isoform X2: MYRPVTASRSSLSLWMIALIVFGVLAILGVTIGLLIHFLAVESKTHYYQGSFKVLNMPYNRNYEKETSPENNYLSKILETKMVDAFQSSNIYRQYINSQVITLVPDNNSVTAHIWLIFKDSRSRKESTRRKIESILQQMLRSNSGSLTTDPNSLSIMEISKVNAEKIINNRCGRRARMSATYDRIKGGSTAQEGEWPWQASLKMNGRHYCGASLISERFLITAAHCFQKSNNPKNFTVSFGTRVTPPNKLHYVQQIIIHEDYIKGEHHDDIAVILLTEKVLFKKDVHRVCLPEVTQVFPPGEGVVVTGWGALSHNGKYPLLLQKAPVKIIDTNTCNAEKAYNGVIQDTMLCAGYMEGNIDACQGDSGGPLVYPNSRDIWYLIGIVSWGDECGKINKPGVYTRVTSYRNWIASQTGV, translated from the exons AAAGTAAGACCCACTACTATCAAGGTAGCTTTAAAGTGCTGAATATGCCATAtaatagaaattatgaaaaagagACATCACCAGAAAATAACTACCTTAGTAAAATCCTTGAAACTAAA ATGGTTGATGCATTTCAAAGTTCTAACATTTACAGGCAATATATCAATTCTCAAGTCATCACACTGGT TCCTGATAACAACAGTGTAACAGCACATATATGGCTGATATTCAAGGATTCCAGATCAAGGAaggaaagcacaagaagaaaaatagaaagcatcTTACAGCAGATGCTGAGAAGCAACTCAGGATCCTTGACTACAGATCCCAATTCTCTTAGCATCATGG aAATCAGTAAAGTCAATGCTGAAAAGATTATCAACAACC GCTGTGGGAGACGAGCAAGGATGTCTGCTACATATGACAGAATCAAAGGAGGTTCCACTGCTCAGGAAGGAGAATGGCCATGGCAAGCAAGTCTCAAAATGAATGGCAGACACTACTGTGGGGCATCACTGATCAGTGAGAGATTTCTGATAACTGCAGCTCACTGCTTTCAAAA gtCAAACAATCCAAAAAACTTTACTGTTAGCTTTGGTACTAGAGTAACTCCACCCAATAAGCTACATTATGTTCAACAAATTATTATTCATGAAGACTACATCAAGGGTGAACATCATGATGATATTGCAGTTATACTGCTTactgaaaaagttttatttaaaaaagatgtACATCGGGTTTGTCTTCCTGAAGTCACACAGGTTTTCCCACCAGGTGAAGGAGTTGTTGTTACAGGATGGGGAGCACTTTCACATAATG GTAAATACCCATTGTTACTTCAGAAAGCACCTGTGAAAATTATTGATACAAACACTTGTAATGCTGAAAAAGCTTATAATGGTGTGATACAGGACACAATGTTATGTGCTGGGTATATGGAAGGAAATATAGATGCATGCCAG GGTGACTCTGGAGGACCACTGGTTTATCCCAATTCTCGAGATATTTGGTATCTTATTGGAATAGTGAGCTGGGGAGATGAATGtggaaaaatcaataaaccaggaGTCTACACACGAGTGACTTCCTACCGCAACTGGATTGCCTCCCAGACTGGTGTCTAA